In a genomic window of Balaenoptera ricei isolate mBalRic1 chromosome 3, mBalRic1.hap2, whole genome shotgun sequence:
- the MISP gene encoding mitotic interactor and substrate of PLK1, with protein MDRVTRYPIFSIPHSPRVAGMALKGDTSYTFELVGVGSVASDWGQDEPLAWPADHKTSLETAQTGTSLSLRVFPGQLAPRLPCPEDDEEEEVKAYHLEARDTPPWWPRDLEWERRVVIQDQAVRKSGTVAMLHGTPDHGEPGSPGRPQSTPPEENMIDTEQIDFLTARRQFMSLEQTNPPAGVAHARAGVPRDPPPGVAHARAGVPRDPPPGASQASQALNGPPLVNGYVVPVKPEAKEVVTEEKRVHGLPASSGAQALDDPGSWSQEGSPEPAKETPIEREIRLAQKREAELREQRGLRRVASHQELLEIPARPLLSKVSLAAAPRPHRGRPSLYVQRDIAQESQREEDHRREGLQVGRVSISDWFSEDPRPVLSRVHSSDSILSPTPDASAASPTPEVRKVNRIPPDAYQPYLSPRMPPGEPPASHTYRKPSGLSADEARPAGSPEATGSQRHPSGSSAKPSSTKQEPPRGPLRANRGVVRWEYFSLRPLRFGVPEEPEKAEAPRVWGWEVAGAPALRLQKSQSSELLEREVESVLRREREVAEERRSALYPEVFSPPPDECCDQDSRSSSRASGITGSYSVSESQFFTPIHLHSGLVWTAEASAEDAPRQRKKNEQWYAGINPSDHVNSEVLEATRVTRHKNAMVERWEARIHTSEDED; from the exons ATGGACCGAGTAACCAGATACCCCATCTTCAGCATCCCTCACTCACCCCGTGTGGCCGGCATGGCCTTGAAAGGCGACACCAGCTACACGTTTGAGCTGGTGGGCGTGGGGTCCGTGGCCAGCGACTGGGGCCAGGATGAGCCACTGGCATGGCCTGCTGACCACAAGACCTCTCTGGAAACGGCGCAGACGGGGACATCCCTCAGCCTGCGTGTCTTCCCCGGCCAGCTGGCCCCACGGCTGCCCTGCCCGGAGGAcgatgaggaggaggaagtgaaGGCCTACCATCTGGAGGCCAGGGACACCCCGCCCTGGTGGCCACGTGACCTGGAGTGGGAGCGCCGGGTGGTCATTCAGGACCAGGCGGTCAGGAAGAGCGGCACGGTGGCCATGCTCCATGGCACCCCTGACCACGGGGAGCCCGGGAGCCCCGGCCGACCGCAGTCCACGCCCCCGGAGGAGAACATGATCGACACGGAGCAGATCGACTTCCTGACAGCCAGGCGGCAGTTCATGAGCCTGGAGCAGACGAACCCTCCAGCCGGGGTGGCCCACGCCCGTGCGGGGGTTCCTCGGGACCCCCCACCCGGGGTGGCCCACGCCCGTGCGGGGGTTCCTCGGGACCCCCCACCCGGGGCCAGCCAGGCCTCCCAGGCCCTGAACGGGCCACCCCTGGTCAATGGGTATGTCGTCCCAGTCAAGCCTGAGGCGAAGGAAGTGGTCACGGAAGAGAAGAGGGTCCACGGTTTGCCCGCCAGCTCTGGTGCCCAAGCCTTGGACGACCCTGGTTCCTGGTCCCAGGAGGGGTCCCCGGAACCCGCCAAGGAGACGCCCATTGAGCGGGAGATCCGGCTAGCCCAGAAGCGGGAGGCAGAGCTCCGGGAGCAGAGGGGGCTGCGACGGGTGGCCAGCCACCAGGAGCTGCTGGAGATCCCGGCCAGGCCGCTGCTGAGCAAGGTGAGCCTGGCCGCAGCCCCGCGGCCGCACAGGGGGCGCCCATCGCTCTATGTGCAGCGGGACATTGCTCAGGAGTCGCAGCGTGAGGAGGACCACCGGCGGGAGGGCCTGCAGGTGGGCCGGGTGTCCATATCCGACTGGTTCTCTGAAGACCCCCGGCCCGTTCTCAGCAGAGTCCACAGCTCAGACTCCATCCTCAGCCCGACCCCAGATGCCAGCGCAGCCAGCCCCACACCAGAGGTGAGGAAGGTGAACCGCATCCCACCTGATGCCTACCAGCCATACCTGAGCCCCCGGATGCCCCCGGGAGAACCCCCAGCCTCCCACACCTACCGCAAGCCCAGCGGTCTCTCCGCAGATGAGGCCAGGCCTGCGGGCTCTCCAGAGGCCACGGGGTCCCAGAGGCATCCCTCGGGATCCTCTGCAAAACCATCAAGCACAAAGCAAGAGCCTCCCCGGGGACCCCTGCGCGCCAACAGGGGTGTCGTGCGATGGGAGTACTTCAGCCTGCGTCCCCTGAGGTTCGGGGTCCCGGAAGAGCCTGAGAAAGCTGAGGCCCCCCGAgtttggggctgggaggtggctGGGGCCCCGGCACTGAGGCTACAGAAGTCCCAGTCATCAGAGCTGCTGGAGAGGGAGGTGGAGAGTGTCCTGCGGCGGGAGCGGGAGGTGGCTGAGGAGCGGCGGAGCGCTCTGTACCCCGAGGTCTTCTCCCCGCCGCCGGACGAGTGCTGTGACCAAGACTCCAGGAGCTCCTCCCGCGCATCTG gcatcACGGGCAGCTACTCGGTGTCTGAGTCACAGTTTTTCACCCCCATCCACCTGCACTCGGGCCTGGTGTGGACGGCAGAGGCGTCAGCTGAGGATGCtcccaggcagagaaagaagaatgagcaGTGG